A single region of the Garra rufa chromosome 20, GarRuf1.0, whole genome shotgun sequence genome encodes:
- the LOC141293746 gene encoding uncharacterized protein, with product MDCEDEHGSQSATGSKSNFHEDEPQNNSVLNTSDVHIKEFPADVKNPFQNVLNPASSDVSDAFPVCVQLPTKHLKKSRIMTYKATHRHRKISRSSTSTLSLKPPVEDLCASFLLACLFCKFWDCVLAVGDGCQYCVASICSSFCSKACCCDPASLEDLMDFCPCCSCSEYMAACGCSCGENTFDCSICDLCLQTTECLELGMELSQLLFH from the exons ATGGATTGTGAGGATGAACACGGCAGCCAGTCAGCAACTGGATCAAAATCCAACTTTCATGAAGATGAGCCGCAAAATAATTCAGTTCTCAATACATCTG atgtgcaTATTAAAGAATTCCCAGCAGATGTGAAAAATCCATTTCAGAATGTTCTAAACCCTGCGAGCAGTGACGTCAGCGATGCTTTTCCTGTCTGCGTTCAACTACCCACAAAACATCTCAAAAAGTCACGTATCATGACTTATAAAGCAACACACCGTCATCGCAAAATCAGCCGGTCCTCCACCTCCACACTGAGCCTGAAACCCCCTGTTGAAG ACCTGTGTGCGTCCTTTCTGTTGGCGTGTTTGTTCTGCAAGTTTTGGGATTGCGTGCTGGCCGTTGGCGATGGATGTCAATACTGCGTGGCCTCTATCTGTTCATCCTTCTGCTCTAAGGCATGCTGTTGTGACCCTGCCTCTCTGGAGGACTTAATGGATTTTTGCCCATGTTGCAGCTGCTCTGAATACATGGCGGCATGCGGCTGTAGTTGTGGAGAAAACACCTTTGACTGTTCTATTTGCGATCTCTGTCTACAGACGACTGAGTGTCTGGAACTAGGCATGGAACTCTCTCAGCTTCTGTTTCACTAG